A segment of the Hallerella succinigenes genome:
ATTACCTTTTTATTGCTTTCATATTTTATTGGTTTAAGAATAAAAGCGCGATGCGGTATTGGCTTATGGATATACGCTTCGTAGTGTCCCAGGGTATTTGCAATTTTATCCATTCCATAGATGAGACTGGCTAAAAGAATGTTGTATTCTTTTGTGGATAGTTCGTCTTTTCGTTGCTCGATATCTTCGCGAACAAATCCAATCTTCTTCGCTTCTAATTCGTTAAAATATTTCCCACCAAAATTGACAGAGAAATAATTAGGTTTCAGCTCTAAGGAATCAAGTGAATTATATTCATCAAAAAGACGGAGAAGTTTTTTGCCATTGACTCGTCCCTTCCCCCAAAATGCATTATAAATGACATTATTTGAATAAAGGAGATCATTAACAACAACTTTCTCATATTGTTTAATAGCTTCGTTTGCTACGACACCCGTTCCTGCAAACATGTCACAAAATGATTTTACACCTGCCGTTTCATTCCGAATCGTATCAAAAATCCACGGAATCAACTTAGCCTTACTTCCGATATACCGTCTACTCTGTATCTCTGTTCTTTCGTCCATAGGTCGCCTTATCATCGACTCTATGGCCCGACATTTGTTTTTTCAAAAAAGAAAAAGGCGTGGTGTCGTAGGCTTACTGTTGCGGTGGTAACGACCAAGAAACCATAACACTCAATAAGCACAAACGACCCACGCCCCATACGGGACGTGAGCGTTCGTCTTATTCCTGAGTGTTGAAAATTTTGGTCGTTTTTCCGCAACAAGAATAAGAGCCGAAAACTCTAAAACCGGTCCCCAACGCCAAATGGCAAAGGGCTATGTCAATGTAAAATATAGATTATTCCGCTGACAAAAGGTGCCGCCATCCACGAGACAAGAAAAATGCGCAAAAACGCCACATTTGAGAGTGAAATGCTGATTTTGACTAGTGACGGGGATCGATTTTCTAAAAAAACGAAAACATATCAATTGTCATAATATGACATTTCTAGAATGTATATTTGTGCAAGAGTGGACAAAAGACCCACATTTTCAAGCTTGTTTGCGGGCAGGAACAAAAATGAATAAAAATGAGGCATTGCCCGTTGCGGGCAAAGACGAAATTGTCGTGTATCAGCCGGAGGGCGGCGAATTTCACATCGAAGTCCGGGTTGAAAACGAAACTGTGTGGCTAACGCAGGCGCAAATCGCAGACTTGTTCGGAACCAAAAGACCGGCAATCACTAAGCATCTCAAAAACATTTACGCATCCCAGGAACTTGACGAAAAGACCACATGTTCCGTTTTGGAACATATGGGTAAAGATGCGGACCAAGTTTACGAAACCAAGTATTACAATCTTGACGCAATTCTTTCTGTGGGCTACAGAGTGAATAGCAAAAACGCGACATACTTCCGTCGTTGGGCGAACCAAGTGTTGAAAGAATACATGCTCAAGGGTTACTGCATTAACCAGAGGATGTTAGGTAACGGAGTAAATCCGACAAATTTGCCTCAGCAGCAACAAATGATTGAAAACGTAGATTCAAGGCTCACGTCCGTCGAACAGCGTGTAGATTTCTTTGTCAATACGGTACACAATGTGCAAAACCAGCGGATTGAACAACTTTCTAGCGACATTCAGAAAATCAAGAAAAACTTCATCGATCCTTCGACTTACAAGCATTTCTTGATTCTTGATGGACAGAAACTGGATGCCGATGTTGCTTTCTCCAAGATTTACGGAATGGCGAAGAAGTCCATTATCATCATTGATAACTATGTAGGTGTAAAAACGCTTGACTTGCTGCGAGATATCGCAAAGAACGTGGGGGTGCAGATTTTCAGCGAGCAATGGGGCGACAAAAGAATTACTCCGGCAATAATGGCTGACTTTAAGATGGCTCGACCTGACGTTCCTTTGTTGGTTGACCGCCCGAACCGCAAGTTCCACGACCGTTACGTATTTCTGGATTATGGCTCCCGTAACGAAAAGTTGTTCCTTTGCGGGGCGTCAAGCAAGGATGCAGGCAACAAAATTACGACCATCATGCAAATTGAATGTCCAGAAATGTACCACCCGATAGTGGATGAGTTGAGGAAGTCGCAAAAGATTCGGGAGGGAAAATAAAGCCGGGCGTTACGGCCTTTGGACACTTAGCACTTTAGTGCTTAGGTGTACATGGCCACCTTTAGGTGGTTAGGCGTATGAGCACCCGCTAGAAGGGGTGGAGAGCAACGAAGTGCGAACCAGGGGAAGACTTTCCCCTCCATATACAAAAAGGACTGCATTTCTGCAGTCCTTTGAATGTTTTGACACGCTGGTCGGAAATTGCCGTGGCTCCTTGCGGAGCCTCGCAATGACATGTTAGGTCTTACACCTCTTCAATGCTTGCGTGATACTCCTGCAGGCTCTTCACAGCGCCATGTCCGTTACGGGCGGCGGCGATGCCCTTGACGGTGTTGTAGGCACCGGCGAGGGTCGTGATGTAAGGAACCTTGTACTTGATGGCGGCCTTGCGGATGGCGCTTTCGTCCTTGATGGCGTCGCGCTTTGCCCACGGCGTGTTGATGATGAGGTTCACCTGCTTGTTCAGAATGATGTCGAGGACGTTCGGGCGGCCTTCAGCAATCTTGTTCACCACTTCGCACTTGACGCCGGCCTTCTCGTAGAACTTGGCGGTACCTTCGGTTGCGTAGATCTTGAAGCCCAGTTCCTGGAAACGCTGGCCCACTTCGATAGCCTGGTCGCAGAGGTTAGTCTTGTCAGACAAACTAATCAGCACGGCACCTTCGTTCGGGAGGAAGGAACCTGCGGCTTCCTGGCTCTTGTAGTAAGCGAGGGCGTAGTCGTCGGAGAGGCCGAGGACTTCGCCGGTGGAGCGCATTTCGGGGCCGAGAACCGGGTCAACCTTGGGGAACTTGTCGAACGGGAACACAGCTTCCTTAGCGCCGTGGTGGTTGAACTTCTTGTCCTTGAGCTTCAGGTCAGAGAGCTTTTCGCCGAGCATCAGGCGGGTCGCGAGGCGGGCCATCTGGGTGTTGCAAACCTTGGAGACCAGAGGCACCGTGCGGCTTGCGCGCGGGTTCGCTTCGAGGACGAACACCTTGCCGTCTTCGATAGCGTACTGCATGTTCATGAGGCCGCACACGTGGAGAGCTTCGGCAATCTTCCTGGTGTAATCCTTGATGGTCGCGAGGTTTTCCTTGGTGATGGTCACCGGCGGGATAATGCAGGCGGAGTCACCGGAGTGGACGCCGGCAAGTTCAACGTGTTCCATCACGGACGGGATGTAAACGTGTTCGCCGTCGCTCAAAGCGTCGGCTTCGCATTCCAAAGCGTTGTGGAGGAAGCGGTCGATGAGGAGCGGGCGATCCGGGGTCACGCCGACAGCCTTCGCCACGTATTCGCGGAGCATGTTTTCGTCGTAGATGACTTCCATGCCGCGGCCGCCAAGCACGAAGCTCGGGCGGATCATCACCGGGTAGCCGCCGATCTGCTTGACACAGGCGAGGGCTTCGTCGATGTTCGTGGCCATGCCGCTTTCCGGCATCGGGATGCCGAGCTGGTCCATCATCTTGCGGAACAGGTCGCGGTCTTCGGCGATGTCGATGGAGTCGATGCTCGTACCGAGAATCTTGACGCCTTCGTCGGAGAGTGCGCGGGCGATGTTCAGCGGGGTCTGGCCACCGAACTGCACGATCACGCCAGCCGGCTTTTCCTTGTGGTAAATCTGGAGAACGTCTTCGAGGCTGACCGGTTCGAAGTAAAGCTTGTCGGAAGTATCGTAGTCGGTAGAAACCGTTTCGGGGTTGCAGTTCACCATGATGGTTTCGTAACCCATTTCGCGGAGAGCCATTGCAGCGTGGCAGCAGCAATAGTCGAATTCGATGCCCTGGCCGATTCTGTTCGGGCCACCGCCCAAGATCATGATCTTCTTCGGGTTAGTGGAAGCGGTAGATTCGTCCTTGCAGTTGTAGGTGCTGTAGTAGTAGTACTGGTCCTTCACGCCGCTTACCGGCACGGCGCACCAGCCTTCGACCACGCCGAGTTCGGTGCGCTTCTTGCGCACGTCCTTTTCGCGGATGCCGAGGATCTTGGCAATATACTTGTCGCTGAAGCCGTCCTTCTTGGCCTTGATGAGGAGTTCATCGGCAGGCAGGCGGCCCGGAGTCTTGAGCATTTCTTCTTCGAGTTCCACGAGTTCGCGCATCTGCTGCACGAAGTAGGCCTTTTCGTAGGTGGCGGCGAAGATTTCTTCGTCGGTAGCACCCTTACGGATGGCTTCGTACATCTGGAAGTGACGTTCGGAGCTCGGGGTCTTGAGCATTTCGAGGAGTTCTTCCTTGCTCTTCTTGTTGAAGTCCTTCGCAAAGCCGAGGCCGGAGCGACCGTTTTCGAGACCGCGGATAGCCTTCTGGAGGGTTTCCTTGTAGGTCTTGCCGATAGCCATGACTTCGCCCACAGCCTTCATCTGGGTGCCGAGGCAGTCATCAACGCCGCGGAACTTTTCGAATGCCCAGCGGGCGAACTTGAGCACCACGTAGTCACCGCTCGGGGTGTACTTTTCGAGGCTTCCATCGCGCCAGTACGGAATCTGGTCGAGGGTGAGGCCTGCAGCGAGCTTTGCAGAAATGAGGGCGATCGGGAAGCCGGTAGCCTTGGAAGCAAGGGCGGAAGAGCGAGAGGTACGCGGGTTGATTTCGATAATCACCACGCGGCCGGTCTTCGGGTCGTGAGCGAACTGCACGTTGGTACCGCCAATCACGCCGATGGATTCCACAATCTTGAAGGCCTTTTCCTTCAGTTCTTCTTCGAGTTTCTTGTCGATGGTGAGGAACGGGGCTGCGCAGAAGGAGTCGCCGGTATGCACGCCCACCGGGTCGATGTTTTCGATGAAGCAGATGGCGATCATCTGGTTCTTGGAATCGCGCACGACTTCGACTTCGAGTTCTTCCCAACCGAGGATAGATTCTTCGATGAGGCACTGGTGCGTCATGGAGAGTTCGAGGCCGTTACCGCAAATGGTGCGGAGTTCTTCCACATTGTAGCAGAAACCGCCGCCTGCACCGCCCATGGTGTAAGCCGGGCGAACCACCACCGGATAGCCGATTTCGGCCACGATCTTTTCGGCTTCTTCTACAGAGTGGCAAATGCCGGAGCGCGGGGTGTCGATGCCGAGCTTCTGCATGGTTTCCTTGAAGATTTCACGGTCTTCGCCGCGTTCGATAGCGTCGAGGTTCACACCGATGACCTTCACGCCGTACTTGTCCAACACGCCTGCCTTGCTAAGTGCAGAGGCGAGGTTCAGGCCTGTCTGACCGCCCAAGTTCGGGAGGAGTGCCTGCGGGCGTTCCTTTTCGATAATCTGGGTGAGGCGGGCGACGTTCAGCGGTTCGATGTAGGTGGCATCGGCCATGACCGGGTCGGTCATGATGGTTGCCGGGTTAGAGTTCACCAGCACGATCTTGTATCCCTGTTCCCGCAGGGCCTTGCAAGCCTGAGTGCCAGAGTAGTCGAATTCGCAAGCCTGGCCAATGACAATAGGGCCAGAGCCGATGATAAGGACTTTGTCGATGCCTTCAATCTTCATATTTCTTGTCTCCATTAGTTAAAATCCTGCACGCAAAAAAAATGTCGAACCCAAAGGCCCGACATTCAAAAAACAACAATCAAAGGTTTTGCAAATGGAAGAAATAGAAACGACCGCGGTGGAATGTTTGCCACCGGTGAACTTGCGCATGGTATTCGTCATCGCGTTCATTTACTTCTCATTTTCGCAAAAGCTTAAACTTGGCACAATATAGACAAAAATGTGGGAATTTTAAATGGTAAAAACCCAATCTTTACAGAAATGCACCTTTTACAAACAAAAAAAGGAACCCGCCGGCATAGTGAACTGAACCCAAAAAGTTGGACAGTTTAAAGTTAGGATAAAACAGCGTTATGAGTCCGGTATTGTACCGGACTCATTCCGTTTAGGCGCAGCTTTATCCGGTCGTTGTTGTAGTATTCGATATACTTCCTCAGCTCCTGTTTGAAGTGGTCCATGTTTCTGAACGTGTTCGGGTAGAGAAGCTCTGACTTCATTATTCCAAAGAAGTTCTCCATCATGGCATTGTCCAGGCAGTTGCCCTTACGGCTCATGCTCTGGATGATTTTATGATCTTTCAGCGATTTCTGGTAAATCGCATGCTGGTAGTGCCACCCCTGATCCGAGTGCAGAACCAGTCGCTTCCAGGTACGCTTCTTCGCATATGCCCGGTCCAGCATGTCCATTACCATCTTCAGGTCCGGATGGTCCGAGATTGCGTAGCTGACTATCTCGCCGTTATACATGTCGAGTATTGGCGACAGGTAGCACTTGTCCATGCCGATGTTTATCTGAGTCACGTCGGTAGTCCATTTCCTGTTGGGGGCCTTTGTGTTGAAGTTCCGCTTGAGCCTGTTCGGGGCGGTCTTGCCGACCTCGCCCTTGTACGAGCGGTACTTGCAGCGCCTGCGCACGTTCTTCAGGCCATCTTCCTTCATGAGCCGATAGACCGTCTTGTGGTTTATGGCATAGCCCTCGTTCCGGAGCTGGGCCACGATGCGGCGGTAGCCATAGCGACCCTTGTTCTGGGCGTGTATGGCCTTGATTCGCTTGCGCACGACGGCGTAGCGGTCGGGGCCATCCTTGAGGTTGTAGTAGTACGTGGAGCGGGACAGCCCGCTAGCCTTCAGGAGATGTCTCAGGGCGTACTCGGCGCTCAGTTCGCGGACGACTTGGGCCCTATACCGAACATCTCGGCACTTTCTTCCTGGTCTAGGGCCTTTAATTTTTTTAGGTAGGCGTTCTCCGCTTTTAGATACTCATTTTCTTCCCTGAGGCGTTCAATCTCGCTCATTCCCGTTGTCCATTTCGGCTTGGCCTTGTTCATCTTGGGTGGTCTCCCTCTCGGCTTGGTAGCTAGCAGTTCTTCGTATCCGCCATGACGGTATTTCCGCAGCCAAGAACTCAGGCTGGTAAAACTTATGCTGTACTTGGCGATAACTTCCGCATAAGATAGAGATTTCTTGACGACCGCGTCGATGACAGTCCTCCTCAAGGCAGGAGTTGACCGAACATTCGTTTTCCTTTCAGTCTGCCAACAGCCGGTCTGTCGGTAAAGCCGGATATGGCGCTTAATTTCGGACAGTTCCAGACCTGTCAACCTTGAGATTGACGGAGAGTCGTAACCATCCTTGTGAAGTTCATAGGCCTTGGCCCATTCTTCTTTTGTGTGTTTCTGGTACATGAAAACTCCGAAAGTTGTGTCCAACTTTCGGGGTTCACATCATAGCCGGCGGTTCTTCTTTTACGGGCGTAGCCCTAGGATACTAGCCACGCGTCACGTCGCGTTGGTCAATCTGCCACCTGCGTAAGGTCCTTACCGGCCGCCCGTAAACGGGCTACATCTTGCCGAGCATGGTCAGCTGTTCTCCGTACTTGTCCTCCTCCAACTGATTTTTGATATACGTGGCAATCTTGCTCGCACTCTTGCCGGCCGTGTCTACGTAATACCCTCGGCACCAAAATTCCCGATTCCTGTATTTGAACTGAAGCGACGGATACCGTTCGTAGATCATCAAGCTACTCTTCCCCTTCAGGAATCCCATGAATCCCGAAACCGAATATTTCGGCGGTATCTCGAGAAGCATGTGTACATGATCTGGACAAACTTCCGCCTCGACGATATTCACCTGTTTCCAGTTGCAAAGCGTACGTAGGATTTCACCTATCTCGCGGCGCTTTTCTCCATAGAACACCTTCCTGCGAAATTTGGGGGCAAACACGATATGATACTTGCAATTCCACGTCGTGTGGGCCAAGGTATGATTATTGCTATTTTTCATTTGAATCCTTTGGTTCTTTTGTTCGCAGCTGACAGACCGCATTTCAAAAGCTACCAAAGGATTTCTTGTTTGTCGAGGAAGGAACGCCAAAAGGCTAAACGGGACCGCCGGCCTAGCCGGCGGTTTTGAATACATACAAAAAGGCTTTTCGGCGGAAACCGAAAAGCCCATGAGGAAATTGGGATATCAGCTTACTGAATCACAATTCGCTTCATCAAGGAGACTGAACCTGTCGAAACGCGGACCACGTAGAGACCGTTAGCAACGCCCTGCAGCGAAACGGAACCGTTCACATTCAGAGCCTTCAACACCGGACGGCCCTGCATATCGAAAAGTTCCACCTTCGCGCGGTCTGTGCCGTTCACATAAAGATTCTTGTTTGCAAAGCTCATGCCGAGGTTCGAACGCTTGGAAACTTTCTGGATTGGAGAAAGGTCATCCGGACAGCCGGCAGCGGCGATTTTCGTAACGTAGACGCCACTTCCGTTGCTGTTAAAGGTAAGTTGTGTCGGAGCAGCCGCAGAATCACGCACCGCTTGCAAGTCCACAGTCGCTTCGCTCCAAGAGCCGACTTCAGCTGCACGACCATACTGCAAGCTGAACCACGGAGAGTTCACGCCCACATTCACATAGTTCGTTTCTGTCTTGCCACGCATCGTAATGAGCAGGTTTTCGCACTTGGCAAGCACATTCTTCGACACAGCGTCATCCGGAAGCGTGTAAATTGCATGCTGGTAGCCGCAAGATTCTTCGCTCTGATCGCAACCCGCAAGCGGAACATCCATATAGCCCGTCACTCCATCGAGTGCGGTCGAAACAAAGCTAGGCAAGCCCGCAGCCACGTCGCCATTCCAGCTACCCACCGATTCAGCGCCAGCCGTTGTATAATCCACAATCACATAGGTCGCTTTGCCAAAGGTACTGCCGCTTTCCCATTCCACCGGATCCACACTTCCGGCAGCGGTCACGGTCGAAGCGTCGTGCGCCTTCAAGGAAGCGACGAGGCTATCGTAAGCCGGCTTCTTTGCAAAGCTTGAGTCAAAAATCAAACCGTTGTACTTGCTCTGATCCTTGAGCCAGCTGTACTTGTCGCTAAAGCCCCAA
Coding sequences within it:
- a CDS encoding helix-turn-helix domain-containing protein, which translates into the protein MYQKHTKEEWAKAYELHKDGYDSPSISRLTGLELSEIKRHIRLYRQTGCWQTERKTNVRSTPALRRTVIDAVVKKSLSYAEVIAKYSISFTSLSSWLRKYRHGGYEELLATKPRGRPPKMNKAKPKWTTGMSEIERLREENEYLKAENAYLKKLKALDQEESAEMFGIGPKSSAN
- the tnpA gene encoding IS200/IS605 family transposase: MKNSNNHTLAHTTWNCKYHIVFAPKFRRKVFYGEKRREIGEILRTLCNWKQVNIVEAEVCPDHVHMLLEIPPKYSVSGFMGFLKGKSSLMIYERYPSLQFKYRNREFWCRGYYVDTAGKSASKIATYIKNQLEEDKYGEQLTMLGKM
- the carB gene encoding carbamoyl-phosphate synthase large subunit; translated protein: MKIEGIDKVLIIGSGPIVIGQACEFDYSGTQACKALREQGYKIVLVNSNPATIMTDPVMADATYIEPLNVARLTQIIEKERPQALLPNLGGQTGLNLASALSKAGVLDKYGVKVIGVNLDAIERGEDREIFKETMQKLGIDTPRSGICHSVEEAEKIVAEIGYPVVVRPAYTMGGAGGGFCYNVEELRTICGNGLELSMTHQCLIEESILGWEELEVEVVRDSKNQMIAICFIENIDPVGVHTGDSFCAAPFLTIDKKLEEELKEKAFKIVESIGVIGGTNVQFAHDPKTGRVVIIEINPRTSRSSALASKATGFPIALISAKLAAGLTLDQIPYWRDGSLEKYTPSGDYVVLKFARWAFEKFRGVDDCLGTQMKAVGEVMAIGKTYKETLQKAIRGLENGRSGLGFAKDFNKKSKEELLEMLKTPSSERHFQMYEAIRKGATDEEIFAATYEKAYFVQQMRELVELEEEMLKTPGRLPADELLIKAKKDGFSDKYIAKILGIREKDVRKKRTELGVVEGWCAVPVSGVKDQYYYYSTYNCKDESTASTNPKKIMILGGGPNRIGQGIEFDYCCCHAAMALREMGYETIMVNCNPETVSTDYDTSDKLYFEPVSLEDVLQIYHKEKPAGVIVQFGGQTPLNIARALSDEGVKILGTSIDSIDIAEDRDLFRKMMDQLGIPMPESGMATNIDEALACVKQIGGYPVMIRPSFVLGGRGMEVIYDENMLREYVAKAVGVTPDRPLLIDRFLHNALECEADALSDGEHVYIPSVMEHVELAGVHSGDSACIIPPVTITKENLATIKDYTRKIAEALHVCGLMNMQYAIEDGKVFVLEANPRASRTVPLVSKVCNTQMARLATRLMLGEKLSDLKLKDKKFNHHGAKEAVFPFDKFPKVDPVLGPEMRSTGEVLGLSDDYALAYYKSQEAAGSFLPNEGAVLISLSDKTNLCDQAIEVGQRFQELGFKIYATEGTAKFYEKAGVKCEVVNKIAEGRPNVLDIILNKQVNLIINTPWAKRDAIKDESAIRKAAIKYKVPYITTLAGAYNTVKGIAAARNGHGAVKSLQEYHASIEEV
- a CDS encoding virulence RhuM family protein, with product MNKNEALPVAGKDEIVVYQPEGGEFHIEVRVENETVWLTQAQIADLFGTKRPAITKHLKNIYASQELDEKTTCSVLEHMGKDADQVYETKYYNLDAILSVGYRVNSKNATYFRRWANQVLKEYMLKGYCINQRMLGNGVNPTNLPQQQQMIENVDSRLTSVEQRVDFFVNTVHNVQNQRIEQLSSDIQKIKKNFIDPSTYKHFLILDGQKLDADVAFSKIYGMAKKSIIIIDNYVGVKTLDLLRDIAKNVGVQIFSEQWGDKRITPAIMADFKMARPDVPLLVDRPNRKFHDRYVFLDYGSRNEKLFLCGASSKDAGNKITTIMQIECPEMYHPIVDELRKSQKIREGK
- a CDS encoding DNA adenine methylase, encoding MDERTEIQSRRYIGSKAKLIPWIFDTIRNETAGVKSFCDMFAGTGVVANEAIKQYEKVVVNDLLYSNNVIYNAFWGKGRVNGKKLLRLFDEYNSLDSLELKPNYFSVNFGGKYFNELEAKKIGFVREDIEQRKDELSTKEYNILLASLIYGMDKIANTLGHYEAYIHKPIPHRAFILKPIKYESNKKVIIHMGDANLLARKIDADLVYIDPPYNSRQYSRFYHVYETLVKWNKPKLVGAAMKPPLENMSEYCSARARDAMQDLVKNLKTKYIVVSYNNTYNSKSSSSENKIRLEEIQEILDSVGKTKVFEHAHQFFNAGKTEFKDHKELLFVTEVK
- a CDS encoding IS3 family transposase, producing MKGPRPGRKCRDVRYRAQVVRELSAEYALRHLLKASGLSRSTYYYNLKDGPDRYAVVRKRIKAIHAQNKGRYGYRRIVAQLRNEGYAINHKTVYRLMKEDGLKNVRRRCKYRSYKGEVGKTAPNRLKRNFNTKAPNRKWTTDVTQINIGMDKCYLSPILDMYNGEIVSYAISDHPDLKMVMDMLDRAYAKKRTWKRLVLHSDQGWHYQHAIYQKSLKDHKIIQSMSRKGNCLDNAMMENFFGIMKSELLYPNTFRNMDHFKQELRKYIEYYNNDRIKLRLNGMSPVQYRTHNAVLS